A single Microbacterium protaetiae DNA region contains:
- a CDS encoding LLM class flavin-dependent oxidoreductase, translating into MTTERQLHFNLFLHDTGHHEASWRLPDADPRAHLDLDYHRRLARIAEDAKFDSLFLADGPALAGDVGRRPQGRIEPTVLLTALAATTSRIGLIATASTSYNEPFNLARRLSSVDWISDGRAGWNIVTTAGEAAARNFGLEDQPLHRARYERAAEFLEVATKLWDSWEDDAIVADKAAGVHTLAAKVHAIGHRGEHFRVAGPLNAPRSPQGYPLLVQAGSSEDGKEFAARWAEAIFTAQPTIEEAQDFYADIKRRVLAQGRDPEHVKVLPGLVPVIGETEAEARELDAELDRLITPEYARRQLAKTLKVDPETLAFDAPLPDDLPGEDAVEGSKSRYSLIVDLARRENLTVRELIGRLGGGRGHRTFTGTPVQIADTIQQWFENGAADGFNIMPAVLPSGLEVFVERVVPILQERGLFRTEYEGRTLREHYGLPRPVNQYTLASVQ; encoded by the coding sequence ATGACCACCGAACGACAGCTGCACTTCAACCTCTTCCTGCACGACACCGGCCACCACGAGGCCTCGTGGCGTCTGCCCGACGCCGACCCGCGCGCGCATCTCGACCTCGACTACCACCGGCGGCTGGCGCGCATCGCGGAAGACGCGAAGTTCGACTCGCTGTTCCTCGCCGACGGACCGGCGCTCGCCGGCGACGTCGGACGCCGGCCGCAGGGCCGCATCGAGCCCACCGTGCTGCTGACCGCGCTCGCGGCGACGACCTCCCGGATCGGGCTGATCGCGACGGCCTCGACCTCATACAACGAGCCGTTCAACCTCGCGCGTCGCCTCTCATCGGTCGACTGGATCTCGGATGGGCGCGCGGGCTGGAACATCGTCACGACGGCCGGTGAGGCCGCCGCGCGCAACTTCGGTCTGGAAGACCAGCCACTGCACCGGGCGCGATACGAGCGGGCCGCGGAGTTCCTCGAGGTCGCCACGAAGCTCTGGGACTCGTGGGAGGACGACGCGATCGTCGCCGACAAAGCGGCGGGGGTGCACACGCTCGCCGCGAAGGTGCACGCGATCGGTCATCGCGGCGAGCACTTCCGCGTGGCGGGGCCGCTGAATGCGCCGCGCAGTCCCCAGGGATATCCGCTGCTCGTGCAGGCCGGTTCGAGCGAAGACGGCAAGGAGTTCGCCGCGAGGTGGGCCGAAGCCATCTTCACGGCCCAGCCGACGATCGAAGAGGCGCAGGATTTCTACGCCGACATCAAGCGCCGGGTGCTGGCCCAGGGGCGCGATCCCGAGCACGTGAAGGTGCTTCCGGGGCTTGTGCCGGTGATCGGCGAGACCGAGGCCGAGGCACGCGAGCTGGATGCCGAGCTCGACCGTCTGATCACCCCCGAATACGCACGGCGGCAACTCGCCAAGACGTTGAAGGTCGACCCCGAAACGCTGGCGTTCGACGCACCGCTGCCCGACGATCTTCCCGGAGAGGATGCCGTCGAGGGATCGAAGAGCCGGTATTCGCTCATCGTCGATCTCGCTCGGCGTGAGAATCTCACGGTGCGCGAGCTGATCGGCCGCCTCGGCGGTGGACGGGGGCACCGCACCTTCACCGGAACGCCCGTGCAGATCGCCGACACCATTCAGCAGTGGTTCGAGAACGGCGCGGCCGACGGCTTCAACATCATGCCCGCCGTCCTCCCCTCCGGCCTTGAGGTGTTCGTGGAGCGGGTCGTGCCGATTCTGCAGGAGCGCGGGCTGTTCCGCACCGAGTACGAGGGCCGCACGCTGCGCGAGCACTACGGGCTGCCGCGGCCCGTCAACCAATACACCCTGGCGTCGGTGCAGTGA
- a CDS encoding SDR family NAD(P)-dependent oxidoreductase, translating to MTRPWSFVTHIDKKTAQIKHRLLQIVVLASDEFIECHVKEKRMELHGATALVTGVGIDNLGHHLVRQLIERGATRVYAAARRPENVHVDEAEIIRLDLTDAASIEGAARAAADVDILINNAATFAGDLNFIDADLDRVRRLFETNFYGTLRMVQAFTPILEHNGGGAILNVLSAAAWSHLDGVDVYGATKAAGWRMTESLRHELAPRGIQVSSLLFGMAATPTLRAYADAVAGPGVMDAMMTPPAEIARIALDGIEAGRSQILGDRLAVDARAALADDPEPVVITSPRVVAHGVS from the coding sequence ATGACGCGTCCGTGGTCTTTCGTGACGCATATAGATAAGAAAACTGCGCAGATAAAGCATCGACTGCTTCAGATCGTCGTTCTAGCCTCGGATGAGTTCATCGAATGCCACGTGAAGGAGAAGCGCATGGAACTGCACGGAGCAACAGCATTGGTCACCGGAGTCGGCATCGACAACCTGGGACACCACCTTGTCCGACAGCTGATCGAACGAGGCGCCACGCGCGTTTATGCGGCAGCTCGACGGCCCGAGAACGTGCACGTCGATGAGGCGGAAATCATCCGCCTCGACCTCACCGATGCCGCCTCGATCGAGGGGGCGGCACGAGCTGCCGCAGACGTCGACATTCTGATAAACAACGCCGCGACCTTCGCCGGTGACCTCAACTTCATCGACGCTGACCTCGACAGGGTGCGACGCCTGTTCGAGACGAACTTCTATGGGACGCTTCGGATGGTGCAAGCTTTCACGCCGATCCTTGAACACAATGGCGGCGGCGCGATCCTGAACGTACTGTCGGCAGCTGCCTGGTCACATTTGGACGGTGTCGACGTCTATGGGGCCACAAAGGCAGCCGGCTGGAGGATGACGGAATCGCTCCGCCACGAACTCGCTCCGCGCGGCATCCAGGTGAGCAGTCTGCTTTTCGGGATGGCAGCCACACCGACACTGCGCGCTTACGCCGATGCTGTCGCCGGCCCCGGCGTCATGGACGCGATGATGACGCCACCCGCCGAGATCGCGCGCATCGCACTCGACGGCATCGAAGCCGGCCGCAGCCAGATCCTCGGCGACCGACTCGCCGTCGACGCCAGAGCCGCACTCGCGGATGACCCCGAACCGGTTGTGATCACATCGCCGCGCGTCGTGGCCCACGGAGTCAGCTGA
- a CDS encoding AraC family transcriptional regulator: MDVVTEVLRVSNFRGVLGARIEAGSSWQVSVQEYPGMAMHAVLAGNAWLTTGDRTPLHLATGDVVMTPARVPHHITDRPEDDTGEPTVFPPDGARRALTVGAGPTLTRILTVFYDCDHATRTQVVDEMSGFIHIVGGEGGAAYLDDIVTLLGRELDQPQLATTAVIDGLIDIVLICMVRAWIALRPSGRRGTWLGWADDPVVEKAVTLIHRDPAFDWTTSSLAAATSVSRATLSRRFAAAMGLSPADYIAQWRMDVAAVRLRDTSDSVEKVAAAVGYRSVPSFTRAFARDRGRTPGAYRSHAVESRATPRSIRTRYH, encoded by the coding sequence ATGGATGTGGTGACAGAAGTGCTGCGCGTCTCGAACTTTCGCGGTGTGCTCGGAGCGCGGATCGAGGCAGGGAGCTCCTGGCAGGTCTCGGTACAGGAATACCCGGGAATGGCGATGCACGCTGTGCTCGCCGGGAACGCCTGGCTGACAACAGGTGACCGAACACCGTTGCATCTCGCGACCGGCGACGTCGTGATGACGCCCGCCCGCGTTCCGCACCACATCACCGATCGACCCGAGGACGACACGGGGGAGCCGACGGTGTTCCCCCCTGACGGAGCGCGACGTGCTCTCACGGTCGGTGCCGGGCCCACCCTGACGCGAATACTGACGGTCTTCTACGACTGCGACCACGCCACCCGCACCCAGGTGGTCGACGAGATGTCCGGGTTCATCCATATCGTCGGAGGCGAAGGCGGGGCCGCGTATCTCGACGACATCGTCACTCTTCTCGGCCGCGAGCTAGATCAGCCGCAACTGGCCACGACCGCCGTCATCGACGGTCTCATCGACATCGTTCTCATCTGCATGGTCCGGGCCTGGATAGCGCTGCGGCCGTCGGGCCGGCGTGGCACCTGGCTCGGCTGGGCTGACGACCCCGTGGTCGAAAAGGCCGTCACCCTGATTCACCGCGACCCGGCATTCGACTGGACGACATCGTCGCTGGCGGCGGCGACGTCAGTGTCCCGAGCCACTCTCTCGCGCAGGTTCGCCGCCGCCATGGGCCTGTCACCGGCCGACTACATCGCTCAATGGCGCATGGACGTGGCCGCCGTCCGCCTTCGCGACACCTCCGACTCCGTGGAGAAAGTCGCAGCCGCTGTCGGCTATCGATCCGTCCCGTCTTTCACGCGTGCTTTCGCGCGCGACCGCGGCCGGACCCCGGGCGCCTACCGATCCCACGCCGTTGAGTCGCGCGCCACACCACGCTCAATCAGAACCCGATACCACTGA